The proteins below are encoded in one region of Aquisphaera giovannonii:
- a CDS encoding endonuclease/exonuclease/phosphatase family protein encodes MNPTVRVATINILNDLSRWNERRSLLAEGLAALSLDLIALQEVTTPPGSGTARWLADALGGYEVQICPKSGRGRGREGIAVLSRLPVARHETLDLGSQRRTAQLVEVRAGEGPLALVNGHFYWPPGVHGARVRQVERLRGWIATRAAGLPVVACGDFNATPGSRAIAMMKEGFASAHEAARGREPSHTCPTPLVTGGRVRGPATRAMLRLFSNTPGGPWRGTLDYIFAGPGVEVLDCDLILDRPSPRDPTLYASDHFGLAATLRCGGSL; translated from the coding sequence ATGAATCCGACGGTCCGGGTGGCCACGATCAACATCCTCAACGACCTCTCGCGGTGGAACGAGCGGAGGTCGCTGCTGGCGGAGGGGTTGGCCGCGCTCTCGCTCGACCTCATCGCCTTGCAGGAGGTGACCACCCCGCCGGGGTCGGGCACCGCCCGCTGGCTGGCCGACGCGCTCGGCGGCTACGAGGTGCAGATCTGCCCGAAGTCGGGCAGGGGGCGAGGGCGGGAGGGGATCGCCGTCCTCAGCCGCCTGCCGGTCGCCCGGCATGAGACCCTGGACCTCGGCAGCCAGCGGCGGACGGCCCAGCTCGTCGAGGTGCGGGCCGGCGAGGGCCCGCTGGCGCTCGTCAATGGGCACTTCTACTGGCCGCCCGGCGTCCACGGCGCGCGGGTCCGGCAGGTGGAGCGGCTCCGGGGGTGGATCGCGACGAGGGCCGCCGGGCTGCCGGTCGTCGCCTGCGGCGACTTCAACGCCACGCCGGGGTCGCGGGCGATCGCGATGATGAAGGAGGGATTCGCCTCCGCCCACGAGGCGGCCCGCGGGCGCGAGCCGAGCCATACCTGCCCGACGCCGCTGGTCACCGGCGGCAGGGTACGCGGCCCGGCCACTCGGGCCATGCTCCGCCTCTTCTCGAACACCCCGGGCGGGCCCTGGCGGGGCACCCTCGACTACATCTTCGCGGGCCCCGGCGTCGAGGTGCTCGATTGCGACCTGATCCTCGACCGGCCCTCCCCGCGCGACCCGACCCTGTACGCATCCGATCATTTCGGCCTGGCGGCGACCCTCCGGTGCGGCGGCTCGCTGTGA